A window of the Brassica napus cultivar Da-Ae chromosome A2, Da-Ae, whole genome shotgun sequence genome harbors these coding sequences:
- the LOC106422708 gene encoding zinc finger protein GIS2-like: MKTHDFMNVESFSPKEGPIRLFGFEFGTSQEESESSESINEVNTTNNNKDKRFKCHYCSRKFPTSQALGGHQNAHKRERQQTKRFHLHSNAAAFFHRNQYHFAASRFFEDHFSLEAARINDARLGLLRRYNSSKSCDDHDRTSYQTRPTYGGGGGKSRHDLFYESKTNVTDHVSLDLRL, from the coding sequence ATGAAGACTCATGACTTCATGAACGTTGAGTCTTTCTCTCCCAAGGAAGGACCGATTCGCCTTTTCGGCTTCGAGTTTGgaacttctcaagaagaatctgAATCCAGTGAAAGCATCAACGAAGTCAATACCACTAACAACAACAAAGACAAGAGGTTCAAGTGCCACTATTGCAGCCGGAAGTTTCCTACTTCACAAGCCCTAGGCGGCCATCAAAACGCCCACAAGAGAGAACGTCAACAAACCAAACGCTTCCACCTCCATTCAAACGCAGCCGCTTTTTTCCACCGCAACCAATACCACTTTGCTGCTTCTAGGTTCTTCGAGGATCATTTTAGCCTTGAAGCTGCTCGCATCAATGACGCAAGATTAGGGTTGTTGCGTAGGTATAACTCATCAAAAAGTTGTGATGATCATGACCGTACATCTTACCAGACTAGACCGACgtacggtggtggtggtggtaagAGCAGGCATGATTTATTTTACGAGTCCAAAACGAATGTAACGGACCACGTGAGTTTGGATCTACGCCTCTAG
- the LOC106422800 gene encoding gamma-tubulin complex component 3 translates to MKNEEEERVVMEEDDQQKASDLVHELVLRLLSQNPQTPNPDPSSPTFLKTLRFAHRILRSRLTPSVSPDAAAIAESLKRRLATQGKSSDALAFADLYAKFASKTGPGSVNNKWSLLYLLRIVSEDNKLDSSLLLPNLNAAVSSSLGNKKTNGVLLVTKDPENLRDVAFREYANLIKEENEVTEEVLVRDVLYACQGIDGKYVKFNSEIDGYAVVDYINTPRATRTMVRTLSELGWLFKKVKSFISESMDEDVGTVGQAFCAALQDELSDYYKLLAVLEAQGMNPIPLVSESAGGSSSYLSLRRLSVWFAEPKVKMRLMAVLVDKCRVLRGGAMAGAIHLHAQHGDPLVHDFMMSLLRCVCSPLFEMVRSWVLEGELEDSFGEFFVVSHPVKVDLLWREGYNLHHGMLPSFISPSLAQRILRTGKSINFLRVCCDDHGWADAASEAAAASGTTTRRGGIGYGETDALEHLVAEAAKRIDKRLLDVLYERYKFKEHCLAIKRYLLLGQGDFVQYLMDIVGPKLSEPANNISSFELAGFLEAAVRASNAQYDDRDVLDRLKVKMMPHGSGDRGWDVFSLEYEARAPLDTVFTESVLSKYLRVFNFLWRLKRVEHALIGIWKTMKPNCITSNSFAKLQSSVKLQLLSALRRCQVLWNEMNHFVTNFQYYIMFEVLEVSWCNFAKEMEAAKDLDDLLAAHEKYLNSIVGKSLLGEESQTIRKSLFVLFELILRFRSHADRLYEGIYELQIRTKEPGRERNKTQDSSSSWISEGRKAITQRAGEFLQSMSQDMDSIAKEYTTSLDAFLSLLPLQQSVDLKFLFFRLDFTEFYSRLHSKGRES, encoded by the exons AtgaaaaacgaagaagaagaaagagtagTAATGGAAGAAGACGATCAGCAAAAAGCATCAGATCTAGTCCACGAGCTCGTCCTCCGCCTCCTCTCCCAAAACCCCCAAACCCCCAACCCCGATCCCTCCTCCCCTACCTTCCTCAAAACCCTCCGCTTCGCCCACCGCATCCTCCGCAGCCGCCTCACCCCCTCCGTCTCCCCCGACGCCGCCGCCATCGCCGAGTCCCTCAAACGCCGCCTCGCCACCCAGGGCAAATCCTCCGACGCCCTCGCCTTCGCCGATCTCTACGCCAAGTTCGCCTCCAAAACGGGCCCCGGCAGCGTCAACAACAAGTGGTCCCTCCTCTACCTCCTCCGAATCGTCTCCGAGGATAACAAACTCGATTCGTCGCTCCTGTTGCCCAATCTCAACGCCGCCGTTTCATCGTCGTTAGGTAACAAGAAAACTAACGGAGTTCTGTTAGTTACTAAAGATCCCGAGAATCTTCGTGACGTGGCGTTTCGAGAGTACGCGAATCTAATTAAAGAAGAGAACGAAGTCACCGAGGAGGTTTTAGTTAGAGATGTGTTGTACGCTTGCCAAGGCATCGATGGGAAGTACGTTAAGTTCAACAGCGAGATCGACGGTTACGCGGTGGTTGATTACATTAATACCCCTCGCGCTACCAGGACTATGGTTCGCACCCTCTCCGAGCTAGGCTGGTTGTTCAAGAAAGTCAAAAGTTTCATATCCGAGAGCATGGATGAGGATGTTGGTACCGTTGGACAAGCCTTTTGCGCGGCGTTGCAGGATGAGTTATCTGATTACTATAAGTTATTAGCTGTGTTAGAAGCTCAGGGGATGAATCCTATCCCTTTGGTTTCTGAATCTGCTGGTGGGAGTAGTAGTTACCTTTCCTTGAGGAGGTTGTCTGTTTGGTTCGCGGAGCCGAAGGTGAAGATGAGGCTGATGGCGGTTTTGGTTGATAAGTGTAGAGTGCTGAGAGGGGGAGCAATGGCTGGGGCGATTCATCTGCACGCGCAGCATGGTGATCCGCTTGTTCATGATTTTATGATGAGTCTGCTGAGGTGTGTGTGTTCTCCGTTGTTCGAAATGGTGAGGAGCTGGGTGCTGGAAGGGGAGCTGGAGGATAGTTTCGGCGAGTTCTTTGTTGTTAGCCACCCTGTTAAAGTGGATTTGCTTTGGAGGGAAGGGTATAACCTTCACCATGGGATGCTCCCGTCCTTTATCTCTCCGAGCTTAGCTCAGAGGATTCTGAGGACTGGGAAGTCTATAAACTTTCTTCGTGTTTGCTGCGACGACCACGGATGGGCAGATGCTGCTTCGGAAGCAGCAGCTGCCTCCGGGACGACGACTAGGAGAGGAGGGATTGGGTATGGGGAGACTGACGCCCTTGAGCATCTTGTCGCCGAGGCGGCGAAGAGAATTGATAAGCGTCTGTTGGATGTTTTGTATGAGAGGTATAAGTTTAAGGAGCATTGTCTAGCGATAAAGCGGTATCTACTGCTTGGTCAAGGTGACTTTGTGCAGTACTTGATGGATATTGTGGGACCTAAGCTCTCTGAGCCGGCGAATAATATTAGCTCCTTTGAGCTCGCTGGGTTTCTCGAAGCTGCGGTTCGAGCGTCTAACGCGCAGTACGATGACCGCGACGTGCTAGACAGGTTGAAAGTGAAGATGATGCCACACGGGAGTGGAGACAGAGGCTGGGATGTGTTCTCGTTGGAGTACGAGGCAAGAGCTCCGTTGGATACTGTCTTTACAGAGTCTGTTCTGTCGAAGTACCTGAGAGTGTTTAATTTCCTCTGGAGGTTGAAAAGGGTGGAACACGCTCTCATCGGGATTTGGAAGACTATGAAACCGAACTGCATCACTTCGAACTCGTTCGCGAAGCTCCAAAGTTCGGTGAAGCTGCAGCTTCTCTCGGCGCTGAGGAGGTGCCAGGTTCTTTGGAATGAGATGAACCATTTCGTTACCAACTTTCAGTATTACATCATGTTCGAGGTGTTGGAGGTGTCGTGGTGTAATTTTGCAAAAGAGATGGAAGCTGCTAAAGACCTTGATGATCTTTTGGCAGCGCATGAGAAGTACCTCAACTCCATCGTTGGGAAGTCTCTTCTCGGTGAAGAGTCTCAGACCATACGCAAATCGCTTTTCGTCCTCTTTGAGCTTATATTAAGGTTCAGGAGTCACGCAGATCGTTTGTATGAAGGGATCTACGAGCTCCAAATAAG AACTAAAGAACCGGGACGAGAGAGAAACAAAACGCAAGACTCATCAAGTTCATGGATCAGTGAGGGCAGAAAGGCCATAACACAGCGTGCTGGAGAGTTTCTTCAAAGCATGAGTCAAGACATGGACAGTATCGCAAAGGAGTACACAACCTCACTAGATGCGTTCCTGTCTCTTTTGCCGCTCCAGCAATCTGTAGATCTCAAATTCCTCTTCTTCCGGCTTGACTTCACCGAGTTCTACAGCCGGTTGCATTCCAAAGGAAGAGAAAgttga
- the LOC125581495 gene encoding protein trichome birefringence-like translates to MASNAVKYMPIHGGTTPAETRSFFSAVKPIKTSTFVYAFVITFVSFTLFLAFFSPSPNSSSPWSFSTTTPSSDNNTSGSHFSSIFSYIGKNSTLQAPAPENLTPVDKATTFESPNVNRTNPSQPLVSDKSPTLTSDDVRNQTAAPSRSEAPVSVDVTASSSSSVKQEVEKWSESLKNCEFFDGEWIKDDTYPLYEPGSCKIVDEQFNCISNGRPDKDFQKLKWKPKTCTLPRLNGGIMLEMLRGRRLAFVGDSLNRNMWESLVCMLKGSVKDESKVYEARGRYHFRGEAEYSFVFQDYNCTVEFFVSPFLVQESEIVDKKGTKKETLRLDLIGKSSEQYKGADIIVFNTGHWWTHEKTSKGEDYYQEGSNVYHELAVLEAFRKALTTWGRWVEKNVNPEKSLVFFRGYSATHFSGGQWNSGGACDSETEPIKNETYLTPYPSKMKVLESVLKGMRTPVTYLNITRLTDYRKDGHPSVYRKQILSDEEKKTPLLYQDCSHWCLPGVPDSWNEILYAELLLKLNQLG, encoded by the exons ATGGCGTCGAACGCCGTCAAATACATGCCGATTCACGGCGGAACAACACCAGCCGAAACAAGAAGCTTCTTCTCCGCCGTGAAACCGATAAAAACTTCAACTTTCGTTTACGCATTTGTAATCACATTCGTCTCGTTCACTCTATTCCTTGCCTTTTTCAGCCCTTCTCCGAACTCATCTTCTCCTTGGTCCTTCTCCACCACTACTCCTTCATCAGACAACAACACTTCAGGATCTCACTTCTCTTCCATTTTCTCCTACATTGGCAAAAACAGTACTTTACAAGCACCGGCGCCGGAGAATCTCACTCCGGTTGATAAAGCCACTACCTTTGAATCTCCCAACGTAAACAGAACCAACCCGTCACAACCTCTGGTTTCAGATAAATCTCCGACACTAACCAGCGATGATGTTCGAAACCAGACAGCAGCTCCTTCGCGGTCGGAAGCACCCGTGTCGGTTGATGTGACGGCCAGCTCCAGCTCGTCAGTGAAACAAGAGGTGGAGAAATGGAGTGAGTCTCTGAAGAACTGTGAGTTCTTCGACGGTGAATGGATCAAGGATGATACGTACCCGCTTTACGAACCAGGTTCCTGTAAGATTGTCGATGAACAGTTTAACTGTATTTCAAACGGAAGACCCGACAAAGATTTTCAGAAACTGAAGTGGAAACCTAAGACATGTACTTTACCAAG GTTAAATGGAGGTATTATGCTGGAGATGCTTAGAGGAAGAAGGCTAGCGTTTGTGGGAGACTCTCTGAATAGGAACATGTGGGAGTCTCTGGTTTGTATGCTAAAAGGATCAGTGAAAGATGAGAGTAAGGTGTACGAAGCTAGAGGAAGATATCATTTTCGTGGGGAGGCTGAGTACTCCTTCGTCTTCCAG gatTATAACTGCACGGTAGAGTTCTTTGTTTCACCGTTCTTGGTTCAAGAATCAGAGATTGTTGATAAGAAAGGAACAAAGAAGGAGACTCTTCGGCTGGATTTGATTGGGAAGTCCTCAGAGCAATACAAAGGAGCTGATATCATTGTCTTTAATACTGGACATTGGTGGACTCATGAGAAAACATCCAAAGG GGAGGATTATTATCAAGAAGGAAGCAATGTATATCATGAACTCGCTGTACTTGAAGCTTTCCGTAAAGCTTTGACTACATGGGGTCGATGGGTTGAGAAGAATGTCAATCCTGAGAAGTCCCTTGTTTTCTTCCGGGGCTATTCCGCCACACATTTCAG TGGTGGGCAATGGAACTCAGGAGGAGCATGCGATAGTGAAACAGAACCAATCAAGAACGAGACATATCTAACACCGTACCCGTCCAAAATGAAGGTGCTAGAGAGTGTGTTAAAGGGTATGAGAACTCCAGTAACGTATCTAAACATCACCAGATTAACTGACTACAGAAAGGACGGGCACCCATCAGTGTACCGGAAACAAATCTTATCGGACGAAGAGAAGAAGACACCGTTGTTGTACCAAGACTGCAGCCACTGGTGCCTCCCAGGAGTTCCAGACTCTTGGAACGAGATCCTCTACGCCGAGCTGCTCCTCAAACTCAACCAGCTTGGCTAA
- the LOC125581491 gene encoding kinesin-like protein KIN-7L, chloroplastic: MAPRQVPKSRKAGSSSKLKAANSSPASSTASSPILYQETSVDSHSSPTSSSVRSKAQYTGRVPQTASQSKENVTVTVRFRPLSPREIRRGEEIAWYADGETIVRNEHTQSIAYAYDRVFGPTTTTRQVYDVSAQHVVNGAMEGTNGTIFAYGVTSSGKTHTMHGDQRSPGIIPLAVKDAFDIIQETPRREFLLRVSYLEIYNEVVNDLLNPVGQNLRIREDEQGAFIEGIKEEVVLSPAHALSLIAAGEEHRHIGSTSFNLLSSRSHTMFTLTIESSPLGGNNEGEAVHLSQLNLIDLAGSESSKAATSGLRRKEGSYINKSLLTLGTVISKLTDRKASHVPFRDSKLTRLLQSSLSGHGRVSLICTVTPASSCTEETHNTLKFAHRAKHIEIQAAQNKIIDEKSLIKKYQNEIRQLKEELEELKQGIKPVSQLKDISEDNIVLLKQKLEEEEDAKAALLSRIQRLTKLILVSAKTPQTSRVSHRVVPRRRHSFGQEELAYLPYKRRDLMDEENLELYVSGEANPEIIDNDAFREEKKTRKHGLLNWLKLKKKDNSLGESSISDKSSAVKSNSTLSTPQGEGSNFHTETKLSEGSPLADQRLEPGEDIESLEDSSHEIETPEARRRTIDQMDILREQQKILSEEMALQSKSFKQLSEEATKAPENEEIKAEIINLNDDIKAKNDQIAELGKQILDFVMTSHDALDKSDIVQAVSEMRAQLNEKSFELEVKAADNRIIQEQLNQKTCECQALQEEVANLKQQLSDALELGDMRSITSHMQQNEEKVIQAQAFEIEELKLKAAELSELKEELELRNQKLAEESSYAKELASAAAVELRALSEEVASLMNRNERLAGDLAAAAHKSSPTPRGKTGNPRNGRKESHLVKRKEQESSLMELKRELSVIKEREVSFEAALVEKVQREAELQRTVEESKEREAYLENELANMWVLVAKLRRSQGDNSDISVSETRKTGHFGT; this comes from the exons ATGGCGCCCAGACAAGTACCAAAGTCGAGAAAAGCTGGGTCTAGTAGTAAGTTAAAGGCTGCTAACTCTTCCCCTGCTTCTTCAACAGCCTCGTCTCCGATACTTTATCAAGAGACGTCTGTGGATAGCCATAGCTCCCCTACTTCTTCCTCTGTTCGAAGCAAGGCTCAGTATACAGGAAGGGTGCCGCAGACTGCTTCTCAGTCCAAAGAGAACGTCACTGTGACTGTTCGTTTTCGTCCACTCAG TCCGAGGGAAATTCGCAGAGGGGAGGAGATTGCTTGGTATGCAGATGGGGAAACAATTGTGCGGAATGAGCATACTCAGTCAATAGCTTATGCCTATG ATCGTGTTTTTGGGCCTACAACAACAACACGCCAGGTCTATGATGTCTCTGCTCAGCATGTCGTTAATGGTGCTATGGAAGGGACCAATG GGACAATTTTTGCATACGGAGTGACAAGCAGTGGAAAAACTCACACTATGCAT GGGGACCAGAGATCTCCTGGTATTATCCCATTAGCCGTGAAAGATGCTTTCGACATTATACAAGAG ACACCAAGACGAGAATTTCTCCTACGTGTTTCATACTTGGAAATTTATAATGAG GTTGTCAATGATTTACTGAACCCAGTAGGACAAAATTTGAGGATCAGAGAAGATGAGCAG GGAGCTTTTATTGAGGGgattaaagaagaagttgtgctatccCCTGCTCATGCGCTTTCTCTTATAGCAGCTGGAGAAG AGCACCGACATATTGGATCCACAAGTTTTAATTTGCTCAGCAGCCGGAGCCATACAATGTTTACCCTG ACCATAGAGAGTAGTCCCTTGGGTGGCAACAATGAAGGTGAAGCTGTACATCTCTCGCAGCTG AACCTCATTGATCTGGCAGGTTCCGAGAGCTCAAAGGCTGCAACCAGTGGTCTAAGGCGCAAGGAAGGGTCttatattaataaaagtttGCTGACTTTAGGGACG GTAATATCAAAGCTTACTGATAGGAAGGCTAGTCACGTACCATTTAGGGACTCTAAATTAACCAGGCTGCTTCAGTCCTCGTTGAGTGGTCATGGACGCGTATCT CTCATATGTACAGTGACTCCTGCATCAAGCTGCACCGAAGAAACACACAACACACTAAAATTTGCCCATCGTGCAAAGCATATCGAAATTCAAGCCGCACAGAACAAG ATAATTGATGAGAAATCATTAATCAAGAAGTACCAAAACGAGATTCGCCAACTCAAGGAGGAGCTAGAGGAGCTTAAACAAGGAATTAAACCAGTTTCTCAGCTAAAGGACATTAGTGAAGATAATATTGTTCTCCTGAAGCAAAAA ctagaagaagaggaagatgctAAAGCAGCTCTCTTGAGTCGAATCCAACGGCTGACAAAACTAATTCTGGTGTCTGCCAAAACTCCACAAACATCAAGAGTTTCTCATCGTGTTGTTCCTCGGAGGAGACATTCATTTGGACAAGAGGAG CTTGCTTACCTACCATACAAGAGGCGTGATTTGATGGATGAAGAGAACCTTGAATTATATGTTTCTGGTGAAGCTAATCCTGAGATAATAGATAATGATGCGTttagagaagaaaagaagactAGGAAGCATGGACTACTTAATTGGTTGAAACTTAAG AAAAAGGACAACAGTTTGGGGGAATCAAGCATCAGCGACAAGTCGAGTGCGGTCAAGTCTAACAGTACACTGTCGACTCCTCAAGGGGAAGGCAGTAATTTTCATACAGAAACGAAACTTTCAGAAGGCTCACCATTGGCGGATCAACGCTTAGAGCCTGGGGAAGATATAGAATCCCTTGAAGACAGTTCTCATGAGATAGAGACACCTGAG GCGAGACGAAGAACAATCGACCAGATGGATATACTGAGGGAACAGCAAAAGATTTTATCCGAGGAGATGGCGCTACAGTCAAAGTCTTTTAAACAATTGTCAGAAGAGGCCACCAAAGCCCCTGAAAACGAAGaaattaaa GCGGAGATTATAAACCTCAACGATGATATCAAGGCAAAGAACGACCAGATTGCTGAGTTAGGGAAACagattttggattttgtaatgaCATCACATGATGCACTGGATAAGTCTGATATCGTGCAG GCTGTTTCTGAAATGAGGGCTCAACTAAACGAGAAGAGTTTTGAATTGGAG GTTAAAGCTGCAGATAATCGTATCATTCAGGAACAACTCAACCAAAAG ACATGTGAATGTCAAGCGTTGCAAGAAGAGGTTGCAAACCTAAAGCAGCAGCTCTCTGACGCTCTGGAACTTGGAGATATGAGATCGATCACAAGTCACATGCAACAAAATGAGGAAAAAGTCATACAAGCACAG GCATTTGAGATTGAGGAGCTTAAGCTGAAAGCTGCAGAGCTAAGCGAGTTAAAGGAAGAGCTAGAACTCCGAAACCAGAAACTTGCGGAAGAGAGCTCGTACGCGAAAGAGCTCGCTTCAGCGGCTGCAGTTGAGCTCAGGGCATTGTCTGAGGAAGTAGCAAGTCTTATGAACCGCAACGAGAGGCTGGCAGGTGATCTAGCTGCAGCAGCGCATAAGAGCTCGCCTACACCTCGAGGCAAGACAGGGAACCCGAGGAACGGAAGGAAAGAGAGTCATCTTGTAAAGAGGAAAGAGCAAGAGAGCTCGCTGATGGAACTGAAGAGAGAGCTTAGCGTGATCAAAGAGCGTGAAGTTTCGTTTGAAGCTGCTCTCGTTGAGAAAGTTCAAAGAGAAGCAGAGCTGCAGAGAACAGTAGAAGAGTCTAAAGAAAGAGAAGCGTATCTGGAGAATGAACTTGCTAATATGTGGGTTCTTGTTGCCAAGCTGAGGAGATCCCAAGGAGATAATTCAGATATCTCAGTGTCAGAGACAAGAAAAACCGGTCACTTTGGGACTTAG
- the LOC106397114 gene encoding probable protein phosphatase 2C 68 gives MFSWLARMALFCLRPMRRYGRMNRDDDDEEDDHEDSSGGDSLLWSRELERHSFGDFSMAVVQANEVVEDHSQVETGKGAVFVGVYDGHGGPEASRYISDHLFGHLMRVSKEHGTITEETLKAAYSATEEGFLTLVRRTCSLKPLIAAVGSCCLVGVIWKGTLLIANVGDSRAVLGSMSSTNRSNKIAAEQLTSDHNAALEEVRQELKSLHPDDPHIVVLKHGVWRIKGIIQVSRSIGDAYLKRPEFSLDPSFPKFHLTERLQRPVLSAEPCVYTRVLQTSDKFVIFASDGLWEQMSNQQAVEIVNKHPRPGIARRLVRRAMSIAAKKREMRYDDLKKVERGVRRFFHDDITVVVVFVDSELLMVEKATVPELSVKGFSRTVGPSKFSIFFS, from the exons ATGTTCTCCTGGTTAGCAAGGATGGCTCTGTTTTGTCTGCGGCCGATGCGTCGGTACGGTCGTATGAACAGAGATgacgatgatgaagaagatgatcacGAAGACTCCTCTGGAGGTGACTCGCTGCTTTGGTCTAGGGAGCTTGAGAGGCATTCATTCGGTGATTTCTCCATGGCTGTCGTGCAAGCTAATGAGGTCGTTGAGGATCATAGCCAGGTGGAGACAGGGAAGGGAGCTGTCTTTGTTGGTGTCTATGATGGTCATGGTGGTCCTGAGGCTTCTAGATACATCTCTGACCATCTCTTTGGACATCTGATGA GAGTTTCTAAAGAACATGGCACCATTACAGAGGAGACTCTTAAAGCTGCATATTCCGCAACCGAGGAAGGTTTCCTCACGCTCGTGAGAAGAACTTGCTCGTTAAAACCGTTAATAGCAGCCGTTGGATCTTGCTGTCTGGTCGGAGTTATCTGGAAAGGAACCTTGCTTATCGCCAACGTTGGAGACTCCCGCGCTGTTCTTGGTTCCATGAGCAGTACTAATAGATCAAACAAGATTGCAGCCGAGCAGCTGACTAGTGATCACAATGCTGCTTTGGAAGAAGTAAGACAAGAGCTCAAGTCTTTGCATCCGGACGATCCCCACATCGTTGTCCTCAAACACGGCGTGTGGCGCATCAAAGGCATCATCCAGGTGTCTAGATCGATAGGGGACGCGTACTTGAAGCGCCCCGAGTTCTCTCTCGATCCTTCGTTTCCAAAGTTCCATCTCACCGAACGGCTGCAAAGACCGGTCCTATCGGCAGAGCCGTGCGTCTACACGAGAGTCTTGCAAACGAGCGATAAGTTTGTGATATTCGCGTCGGATGGGCTGTGGGAGCAGATGAGCAACCAGCAAGCTGTGGAGATAGTGAACAAACATCCTCGTCCCGGGATAGCGAGGAGGCTGGTGAGGAGAGCGATGAGCATAGCTGCGAAGAAGAGGGAGATGAGGTATGATGATTTGAAGAAAGTGGAGAGGGGAGTGAGGAGATTCTTTCATGATGATATAACGGTGGTTGTGGTGTTTGTGGACAGTGAGCTTCTTATGGTGGAGAAAGCTACTGTTCCTGAGCTCTCCGTTAAAGGTTTCTCTCGTACCGTTGGACCTTCCAAGTTCAGTATCttcttttcttaa
- the LOC106422594 gene encoding zinc finger CCCH domain-containing protein 52-like yields the protein MDTHKRGHSDTVSSSNSNVGFKRPKQGVKLPIVDHERGPNLKNVEIDGNYDQINEANGRMRELIRRFGSDPANSAPRSSYKSELCEKFAAGECNYGDRCHFAHGVAELRD from the exons ATGGATACTCACAAGAGAGGACACAGCGACACTGTCTCATCATCCAACTCTAACGTTGGATTTAAGAGGCCTAAGCAAG GAGTTAAACTACCGATAGTAGATCATGAAAGAGGCCCAAACTTGAAGAATGTGGAGATTGATGGAAACTACGATCAGATCAATGAAGCGAATGGGAGGATGAGAGAGCTTATAAGGAGGTTTGGATCAGATCCTGCTAATTCTGCTCCCAGGAGCTCTTACAAATCGGAGCtctgtgagaaatttgctgctgggGAGTGTAATTATGGGGATAGATGCCATTTTGCACATGGTGTAGCTGAGCTGCGGGATTGA
- the LOC125581501 gene encoding TATA-box-binding protein 1-like, whose amino-acid sequence MSDDELQGSTDPVDLSNHPSGLVPTLQNIVSTVNLDCKLDLKEIALKARNAEYNPKRFAAVIMRIREPKTTALIFASGRMVCTGAKTECFSKLAARKYARIVQKLGFDARFKDFKIQNIVASCDVKFPIRLEILAVSVHRDFLSYEPEMFPGLIYRMREPKIVLLIFVSGKIVITGAKKREDTFRAFENIYPVLTQFKKICIHR is encoded by the coding sequence ATGAGCGATGACGAATTGCAAGGGAGTACTGATCCAGTGGACCTTAGCAACCATCCTTCAGGGCTAGTCCCCACTCTTCAAAACATCGTCTCGACGGTTAACTTGGACTGCAAGCTAGACCTAAAAGAGATAGCTTTGAAAGCACGTAACGCCGAATACAACCCTAAACGTTTTGCTGCCGTGATCATGAGGATAAGGGAACCAAAAACCACGGCGTTGATCTTCGCCTCGGGGAGAATGGTCTGTACTGGAGCCAAGACCGAGTGCTTCTCCAAGCTGGCTGCTAGAAAGTACGCTCGCATAGTTCAGAAACTTGGGTTCGACGCAAGGTTCAAAGACTTCAAGATCCAGAACATTGTAGCTTCTTGTGATGTGAAGTTCCCTATAAGGCTTGAGATTCTTGCCGTCTCTGTTCACCGCGACTTCTTGAGCTACGAGCCGGAGATGTTTCCAGGACTCATTTATAGGATGAGAGAACCAAAGATTGTGCTACTGATCTTTGTGTCTGGGAAGATTGTTATCACTGGAGCCAAGAAGAGAGAGGACACTTTCAGAGCCTTTGAGAATATATACCCGGTGCTCACACAGTTTAAGAAGATATGCATTCATAGGTAG